One region of Manis pentadactyla isolate mManPen7 chromosome 9, mManPen7.hap1, whole genome shotgun sequence genomic DNA includes:
- the ATG16L2 gene encoding protein Atg16l2 isoform X3 has product MAYQVVEKSAALDALQSELEKRQSRLAALEARVAELREARALEARQVSARRARNAAQRAAYEALRAHAGLQEAALRRFQEEARDLLERLVQRKAHAAAERNQRLERREKAQQARVSQELKKAARRTVSISESPNPLGDGITEGAEPLARAAEPEPLESEAGEKWKRPFRSASATSLTLSRCVDVMKGLLHFKRRGHSIGGVPEQRYQSLPVCVAARLPAQAQDVLDAHLSEVNAVCFGPNSSLLATGGADRLIHLWNVVGGRLEANQTLEGAGGSITSVDFDPSGSQVLAATYNQAAQLWKVGEAQSKETLSGHTDKVTAAKFKLTRHHAVTGSRDRTVKEWDLGRAYCSRTINVLSYCNDVVCGDHVIISGHNDQKIRFWDSRGPHCTQVIPVQGRVTSLSLSHDQLHLLSCSRDDTLKVIDLRVSNIRQVFRADGFKCGSDWTKAVFSPDRSYALAGSWDGTLYIWDVDTGKLESSLRGPHCSAVNAVAWCCSGSHVVSVDQARKVVLWH; this is encoded by the exons ATGGCCTACCAGGTGGTGGAGAAGAGTGCAGCCCTGGACGCCCTGCAGTCTGAGCTGGAGAAGAGGCAAAGCAG GCTGGCGGCCCTGGAGGCCCGCGTGGCGGAGCTGCGGGAGGCGCGCGCCCTGGAGGCCCGGCAGGTGAGCGCACGGCGGGCGCGGAACGCGGCGCAGCGCGCGGCCTACGAGGCGCTGCGCGCGCACGCCGGGCTCCAGGAGGCGGCCCTGCGCAGGTTCCAGGAGGAGGCGCGCGACCTGCTGGAGCGGCTCGTGCAGCGTAAGGCGCATGCCGCCGCGGAGCGCAACCAGCGGCTGGAGCGCCGCGAGAA ggcccagcaggcGCGGGTGTCCCAGGAGCTGAAGAAGGCTGCCAGGCGGACAGTGAGCATCAGCGA GAGCCCAAACCCCCTAGGAGATGGGATCACAGAGGGGGCTGAAcctctggcccgggcagctgagCCGGAGCCCCTGGAGAGTGAGGCGGGTGAGAAGTGGAAGAGACCGTTCAG GTCTGCCTCCGCCACCTCCCTGACGCTGTCCCGCTGTGTGGATGTGATGAAGGGGCTTCTgca TTTCAAGAGGAGAGGTCACTCGATTGGGGGAGTCCCTGAGCAGAGGTACCAGAGCCTCCCTGTGTGCGTGGCTGCCCGACTTCCTGCCCAGGCTCAGGATGTTCTG GATGCCCACTTATCTGAGGTCAACGCTGTTTGTTTTGGCCCCAACAGCAGCCTCCTGGCCACTGGAGGGGCTGACCGCCTCATCCACCTCTGGAATGTCGTAGGAG GTCGCCTGGAGGCCAATCAGACCCTTGAAGGAGCTGGTGGAAGCATTACCAGTGTGGACTTCGACCCCTCG GGCTCCCAGGTGTTGGCAGCTACGTACAACCAGGCCGCCCAGCTCTGGAAGGTGGGGGAGGCACAGTCCAAG GAGACACTGTCTGGACACACAGACAAGGTGACAGCTGCCAAATTCAAGCTAACAAGGCATCATGCGGTGACTGGGAGCCGAGACCGGACAGTGAAGGAGTGGGACCTCGGCCGCGCCTACT GTTCTAGGACCATCAATGTCCTTTCCTACTGTAACGATGTGGTGTGTGGGGACCACGTCATCATCAGTGGCCACAATGACCAGAAGATCCGGTTCTGGGACAGCAG AGGGCCCCACTGTACCCAGGTCATCCCTGTGCAGGGCCGCgtcacctccctgagcctcagccaCGACCAGCTGCATCTGCTCAGCTGTTCCCGAGACGACACACTCAAGGTCATCGACCTCCGTGTCAGCAATATCCGCCAGGTGTTCAG AGCTGATGGCTTCAAGTGTGGTTCTGACTGGACCAAAGCCGTGTTCAG CCCGGACAGAAGCTATGCACTGGCAGGTTCCTGGGACGGAACTCTTTACATCTGGGATGTAGACACTGGCAAACTGGAGAGTAGCCTTCGGGGACCCCACTG CTCTGCTGTCAACGCCGTGGCCTGGTGCTGCTCCGGGAGCCACGTGGTGAGCGTGGACCAGGCCCGGAAGGTTGTGCTCTGGCACTAG
- the ATG16L2 gene encoding protein Atg16l2 isoform X1, protein MAGPGAPDAPVAHWKSHIVRQLRQRDRTQKALFLELVPAYNRLLEKAELLARVSEKLQPKPNDVTPATHQGPWAEEPGPESDQVTPPATLRVKWQEEEEGLRLVCGEMAYQVVEKSAALDALQSELEKRQSRLAALEARVAELREARALEARQVSARRARNAAQRAAYEALRAHAGLQEAALRRFQEEARDLLERLVQRKAHAAAERNQRLERREKAQQARVSQELKKAARRTVSISESPNPLGDGITEGAEPLARAAEPEPLESEAGEKWKRPFRSASATSLTLSRCVDVMKGLLHFKRRGHSIGGVPEQRYQSLPVCVAARLPAQAQDVLDAHLSEVNAVCFGPNSSLLATGGADRLIHLWNVVGGRLEANQTLEGAGGSITSVDFDPSGSQVLAATYNQAAQLWKVGEAQSKETLSGHTDKVTAAKFKLTRHHAVTGSRDRTVKEWDLGRAYCSRTINVLSYCNDVVCGDHVIISGHNDQKIRFWDSRGPHCTQVIPVQGRVTSLSLSHDQLHLLSCSRDDTLKVIDLRVSNIRQVFRADGFKCGSDWTKAVFSPDRSYALAGSWDGTLYIWDVDTGKLESSLRGPHCSAVNAVAWCCSGSHVVSVDQARKVVLWH, encoded by the exons ATGGCGGGGCCCGGCGCCCCCGACGCCCCGGTCGCTCACTGGAAAAGCCACATCGTGCGGCAGCTTCGACAGCGAGACCGCACGCAAAAGGCACTCTTCCTGGAGCTGGTGCCGGCCT ATAACCGTCTCCTAGAGAAGGCTGAGCTCCTGGCCCGGGTCTCAGAGAAACTGCAGCCAAAGCCAAATGATGTCACTCCTGCTACCCACCAGGGCCCCTG GGCAGAGGAGCCGGGACCTGAATCAGACCAGGTCACACCACCAGCTACTCTGAGGGTAAAGTggcaagaggaagaggagggactCCGGCTGGTCTGTGGTGAG ATGGCCTACCAGGTGGTGGAGAAGAGTGCAGCCCTGGACGCCCTGCAGTCTGAGCTGGAGAAGAGGCAAAGCAG GCTGGCGGCCCTGGAGGCCCGCGTGGCGGAGCTGCGGGAGGCGCGCGCCCTGGAGGCCCGGCAGGTGAGCGCACGGCGGGCGCGGAACGCGGCGCAGCGCGCGGCCTACGAGGCGCTGCGCGCGCACGCCGGGCTCCAGGAGGCGGCCCTGCGCAGGTTCCAGGAGGAGGCGCGCGACCTGCTGGAGCGGCTCGTGCAGCGTAAGGCGCATGCCGCCGCGGAGCGCAACCAGCGGCTGGAGCGCCGCGAGAA ggcccagcaggcGCGGGTGTCCCAGGAGCTGAAGAAGGCTGCCAGGCGGACAGTGAGCATCAGCGA GAGCCCAAACCCCCTAGGAGATGGGATCACAGAGGGGGCTGAAcctctggcccgggcagctgagCCGGAGCCCCTGGAGAGTGAGGCGGGTGAGAAGTGGAAGAGACCGTTCAG GTCTGCCTCCGCCACCTCCCTGACGCTGTCCCGCTGTGTGGATGTGATGAAGGGGCTTCTgca TTTCAAGAGGAGAGGTCACTCGATTGGGGGAGTCCCTGAGCAGAGGTACCAGAGCCTCCCTGTGTGCGTGGCTGCCCGACTTCCTGCCCAGGCTCAGGATGTTCTG GATGCCCACTTATCTGAGGTCAACGCTGTTTGTTTTGGCCCCAACAGCAGCCTCCTGGCCACTGGAGGGGCTGACCGCCTCATCCACCTCTGGAATGTCGTAGGAG GTCGCCTGGAGGCCAATCAGACCCTTGAAGGAGCTGGTGGAAGCATTACCAGTGTGGACTTCGACCCCTCG GGCTCCCAGGTGTTGGCAGCTACGTACAACCAGGCCGCCCAGCTCTGGAAGGTGGGGGAGGCACAGTCCAAG GAGACACTGTCTGGACACACAGACAAGGTGACAGCTGCCAAATTCAAGCTAACAAGGCATCATGCGGTGACTGGGAGCCGAGACCGGACAGTGAAGGAGTGGGACCTCGGCCGCGCCTACT GTTCTAGGACCATCAATGTCCTTTCCTACTGTAACGATGTGGTGTGTGGGGACCACGTCATCATCAGTGGCCACAATGACCAGAAGATCCGGTTCTGGGACAGCAG AGGGCCCCACTGTACCCAGGTCATCCCTGTGCAGGGCCGCgtcacctccctgagcctcagccaCGACCAGCTGCATCTGCTCAGCTGTTCCCGAGACGACACACTCAAGGTCATCGACCTCCGTGTCAGCAATATCCGCCAGGTGTTCAG AGCTGATGGCTTCAAGTGTGGTTCTGACTGGACCAAAGCCGTGTTCAG CCCGGACAGAAGCTATGCACTGGCAGGTTCCTGGGACGGAACTCTTTACATCTGGGATGTAGACACTGGCAAACTGGAGAGTAGCCTTCGGGGACCCCACTG CTCTGCTGTCAACGCCGTGGCCTGGTGCTGCTCCGGGAGCCACGTGGTGAGCGTGGACCAGGCCCGGAAGGTTGTGCTCTGGCACTAG
- the ATG16L2 gene encoding protein Atg16l2 isoform X2 gives MAGPGAPDAPVAHWKSHIVRQLRQRDRTQKALFLELVPAYNRLLEKAELLARVSEKLQPKPNDVTPATHQGPWAEEPGPESDQVTPPATLRVKWQEEEEGLRLVCGEMAYQVVEKSAALDALQSELEKRQSRLAALEARVAELREARALEARQVSARRARNAAQRAAYEALRAHAGLQEAALRRFQEEARDLLERLVQRKAHAAAERNQRLERREKAQQARVSQELKKAARRTVSISESPNPLGDGITEGAEPLARAAEPEPLESEAGEKWKRPFRSASATSLTLSRCVDVMKGLLHFKRRGHSIGGVPEQRYQSLPVCVAARLPAQAQDVLDAHLSEVNAVCFGPNSSLLATGGADRLIHLWNVVGGRLEANQTLEGAGGSITSVDFDPSGSQVLAATYNQAAQLWKVGEAQSKETLSGHTDKVTAAKFKLTRHHAVTGSRDRTVKEWDLGRAYCSRTINVLSYCNDVVCGDHVIISGHNDQKIRFWDSRGPHCTQVIPVQGRVTSLSLSHDQLHLLSCSRDDTLKVIDLRVSNIRQVFSPDRSYALAGSWDGTLYIWDVDTGKLESSLRGPHCSAVNAVAWCCSGSHVVSVDQARKVVLWH, from the exons ATGGCGGGGCCCGGCGCCCCCGACGCCCCGGTCGCTCACTGGAAAAGCCACATCGTGCGGCAGCTTCGACAGCGAGACCGCACGCAAAAGGCACTCTTCCTGGAGCTGGTGCCGGCCT ATAACCGTCTCCTAGAGAAGGCTGAGCTCCTGGCCCGGGTCTCAGAGAAACTGCAGCCAAAGCCAAATGATGTCACTCCTGCTACCCACCAGGGCCCCTG GGCAGAGGAGCCGGGACCTGAATCAGACCAGGTCACACCACCAGCTACTCTGAGGGTAAAGTggcaagaggaagaggagggactCCGGCTGGTCTGTGGTGAG ATGGCCTACCAGGTGGTGGAGAAGAGTGCAGCCCTGGACGCCCTGCAGTCTGAGCTGGAGAAGAGGCAAAGCAG GCTGGCGGCCCTGGAGGCCCGCGTGGCGGAGCTGCGGGAGGCGCGCGCCCTGGAGGCCCGGCAGGTGAGCGCACGGCGGGCGCGGAACGCGGCGCAGCGCGCGGCCTACGAGGCGCTGCGCGCGCACGCCGGGCTCCAGGAGGCGGCCCTGCGCAGGTTCCAGGAGGAGGCGCGCGACCTGCTGGAGCGGCTCGTGCAGCGTAAGGCGCATGCCGCCGCGGAGCGCAACCAGCGGCTGGAGCGCCGCGAGAA ggcccagcaggcGCGGGTGTCCCAGGAGCTGAAGAAGGCTGCCAGGCGGACAGTGAGCATCAGCGA GAGCCCAAACCCCCTAGGAGATGGGATCACAGAGGGGGCTGAAcctctggcccgggcagctgagCCGGAGCCCCTGGAGAGTGAGGCGGGTGAGAAGTGGAAGAGACCGTTCAG GTCTGCCTCCGCCACCTCCCTGACGCTGTCCCGCTGTGTGGATGTGATGAAGGGGCTTCTgca TTTCAAGAGGAGAGGTCACTCGATTGGGGGAGTCCCTGAGCAGAGGTACCAGAGCCTCCCTGTGTGCGTGGCTGCCCGACTTCCTGCCCAGGCTCAGGATGTTCTG GATGCCCACTTATCTGAGGTCAACGCTGTTTGTTTTGGCCCCAACAGCAGCCTCCTGGCCACTGGAGGGGCTGACCGCCTCATCCACCTCTGGAATGTCGTAGGAG GTCGCCTGGAGGCCAATCAGACCCTTGAAGGAGCTGGTGGAAGCATTACCAGTGTGGACTTCGACCCCTCG GGCTCCCAGGTGTTGGCAGCTACGTACAACCAGGCCGCCCAGCTCTGGAAGGTGGGGGAGGCACAGTCCAAG GAGACACTGTCTGGACACACAGACAAGGTGACAGCTGCCAAATTCAAGCTAACAAGGCATCATGCGGTGACTGGGAGCCGAGACCGGACAGTGAAGGAGTGGGACCTCGGCCGCGCCTACT GTTCTAGGACCATCAATGTCCTTTCCTACTGTAACGATGTGGTGTGTGGGGACCACGTCATCATCAGTGGCCACAATGACCAGAAGATCCGGTTCTGGGACAGCAG AGGGCCCCACTGTACCCAGGTCATCCCTGTGCAGGGCCGCgtcacctccctgagcctcagccaCGACCAGCTGCATCTGCTCAGCTGTTCCCGAGACGACACACTCAAGGTCATCGACCTCCGTGTCAGCAATATCCGCCAGGTGTTCAG CCCGGACAGAAGCTATGCACTGGCAGGTTCCTGGGACGGAACTCTTTACATCTGGGATGTAGACACTGGCAAACTGGAGAGTAGCCTTCGGGGACCCCACTG CTCTGCTGTCAACGCCGTGGCCTGGTGCTGCTCCGGGAGCCACGTGGTGAGCGTGGACCAGGCCCGGAAGGTTGTGCTCTGGCACTAG